Proteins co-encoded in one Desulfitobacterium hafniense DCB-2 genomic window:
- the ligA gene encoding NAD-dependent DNA ligase LigA, producing MSDVSQRIEALREQIEEANYQYYGLDQPTLSDAEYDALLQELIRLEKEHPEFLTPDSPSQRVGGYIAKEFPKVRHAEALLSLDNAFDAGDLLEFDRRVRSMVAEVEYVVELKIDGLTVALTYEDGALVRGATRGDGEVGEEITANLKTIPAIPLRLRKQADRLDVRGEGYMPKGSFLRLNQEREEAGQPLFANPRNAAAGSLRQLDSRITAQRKLGYFAYQVLTPEEGELASQTAVLDYLKEQGFSVNPEYRVFSAIEEVIAYCGEMVEKRHNYPYDIDGLVIKVNDIAQQRELGFTAKSPRWAIAYKFPAEQVETVVEDIVIRVGRTGVLTPTAYLTPVFVAGSTVGRATLHNLDNIRAKDVRIGDHVLIQKAGDVIPEVVKILPEKRTGGERIFEMPELCPECQSPVIREEGEAAHRCTSITCPARQREAIIHFVSRNAMNIDGLGPAVIYQLLEAGLIKDAADLYALEYDALVPLERLGKKSAENLLKAIEDSKERGLAPLIFGLGIRHVGEKAGKILAQKYGTMEDLEKAQVEELQEIPDVGPAMAQSVAQFFQQESTHHFLNKLRQAGVVMSAQHSAKPQIFAGKSIVVTGSLQRWDRHYVETMIEEFGGKAASSVSKKTAFVVAGEKAGSKLAKAKELGIPVLSEEEFAELLP from the coding sequence ATGTCCGATGTGTCACAAAGAATCGAGGCCTTACGTGAACAAATCGAGGAAGCCAATTATCAATATTATGGCTTGGATCAGCCGACCTTAAGTGATGCAGAGTATGACGCACTCCTGCAGGAATTGATTCGCCTGGAGAAAGAACATCCGGAATTCCTGACTCCCGATTCCCCGTCCCAACGGGTCGGCGGCTATATCGCCAAGGAATTCCCTAAAGTTCGTCATGCTGAAGCCCTCCTTAGTTTGGATAATGCTTTTGATGCCGGAGATCTTCTGGAATTTGACCGCCGGGTCCGTTCGATGGTTGCCGAAGTGGAGTATGTGGTGGAGCTTAAGATCGACGGCTTAACCGTTGCTTTAACTTATGAAGATGGAGCGCTGGTGCGCGGCGCTACTCGTGGCGACGGTGAAGTGGGTGAAGAAATTACCGCCAATCTGAAGACCATACCCGCTATTCCCTTGCGGCTGCGTAAGCAGGCCGACCGCCTGGATGTGCGGGGAGAAGGTTATATGCCTAAAGGTTCCTTTTTGCGCCTGAATCAGGAACGGGAAGAGGCTGGACAGCCTCTCTTTGCCAATCCCCGGAATGCGGCGGCCGGTTCTTTGCGCCAGCTTGACTCCAGGATTACGGCCCAGCGCAAATTAGGGTATTTTGCTTATCAGGTCCTGACTCCTGAAGAGGGAGAGCTGGCTTCCCAGACTGCCGTACTGGATTATCTTAAGGAGCAGGGGTTCTCGGTTAACCCTGAATATCGGGTCTTTTCCGCCATAGAAGAGGTTATTGCTTATTGCGGGGAAATGGTAGAGAAACGCCATAACTATCCTTATGATATTGACGGACTGGTGATTAAGGTCAATGATATCGCTCAGCAGCGGGAACTGGGCTTTACGGCCAAAAGTCCTCGTTGGGCCATCGCTTATAAATTTCCGGCGGAGCAGGTGGAAACTGTTGTGGAGGACATTGTGATTCGGGTAGGGCGGACAGGAGTGCTGACTCCCACAGCTTATTTGACTCCGGTCTTTGTGGCCGGCTCCACCGTGGGCCGGGCTACTCTTCATAACCTGGATAATATCCGCGCCAAGGATGTTCGCATCGGGGATCATGTTTTGATCCAAAAGGCTGGAGATGTCATCCCTGAAGTAGTGAAAATCCTGCCGGAGAAAAGGACAGGTGGGGAGCGGATCTTTGAGATGCCCGAGCTCTGCCCTGAGTGCCAGAGTCCGGTCATCCGGGAAGAAGGGGAAGCAGCCCACCGCTGTACCAGCATCACCTGTCCGGCCCGGCAGCGGGAAGCCATTATTCATTTTGTGTCCCGGAATGCCATGAATATTGATGGACTGGGACCGGCGGTTATTTATCAGCTTTTGGAAGCCGGACTGATTAAGGATGCCGCCGATCTCTATGCTTTGGAATATGATGCCCTGGTTCCATTGGAGCGGCTGGGTAAAAAATCTGCCGAGAATCTGCTCAAAGCTATCGAAGACAGCAAGGAACGAGGATTGGCTCCGCTTATCTTTGGTCTGGGAATCCGCCATGTGGGAGAAAAAGCCGGCAAGATCCTAGCCCAAAAATACGGAACCATGGAAGACCTGGAGAAAGCTCAGGTGGAGGAATTGCAGGAGATCCCGGATGTGGGCCCCGCTATGGCCCAAAGTGTCGCTCAGTTCTTCCAGCAGGAAAGCACCCACCACTTTCTGAATAAACTGCGCCAGGCAGGAGTAGTGATGAGTGCGCAGCATTCTGCCAAACCTCAGATTTTTGCGGGGAAAAGCATTGTGGTGACAGGATCTTTGCAACGCTGGGATCGCCACTATGTAGAGACCATGATCGAAGAGTTTGGGGGCAAGGCTGCCAGCAGCGTCAGCAAGAAAACCGCCTTTGTGGTCGCCGGGGAGAAGGCCGGTTCCAAGCTCGCCAAGGCTAAGGAACTGGGAATTCCGGTTTTAAGCGAAGAGGAATTTGCGGAACTTTTGCCCTGA
- the gatC gene encoding Asp-tRNA(Asn)/Glu-tRNA(Gln) amidotransferase subunit GatC, with the protein MKISREEVEHVAFLARLELTEEELVTNTEQLNSILDYAAMLEKLNTDDIKPTAHAVPLHNVLREDQVKPSMAREKVLANAPDAQDGFFKVPRIV; encoded by the coding sequence GTGAAAATCTCTCGCGAAGAAGTAGAACATGTGGCCTTTCTGGCCCGCTTGGAATTGACGGAAGAAGAATTGGTGACCAATACAGAACAGTTGAACTCCATTCTGGACTATGCCGCCATGCTGGAAAAGCTGAATACGGACGATATAAAACCTACAGCCCATGCAGTTCCCTTACATAATGTGCTGCGGGAAGATCAGGTTAAGCCCTCCATGGCCCGGGAAAAGGTGCTGGCTAATGCGCCTGATGCCCAGGATGGTTTCTTTAAAGTACCGCGGATTGTTTAA
- the gatA gene encoding Asp-tRNA(Asn)/Glu-tRNA(Gln) amidotransferase subunit GatA, producing MEMTALTIGELHELLAGKTLSATELTQGFLDRIEAVDPDIRAFITVTKQEALAQAKAVDEKLGRGEKLGMLEGIPMALKDNLCTEGIRTTCSSKILENFIPPYQATVAEKLHDSGAVLLGKLNMDEFAMGSSTENSGFFATRNPWDPERVPGGSSGGSVASVAADQAVYALGSDTGGSIRQPAAFCGVVGLKPTYGVVSRYGLIAYASSLDQIGPVTKTVRDNALVLNAIAGHDAKDSTSAVFEKPDYTQFLTEDIRGLRIGVPKEYFGQGLDPHVEGVLQEALRTYESLGAIVEECSLPHTEYAMPAYYLIATAEASSNLARYDGVRYGRRAEGAEDVIGMFCQTRAEGFGPEVKRRIMLGTYALSAGYYDAYYLKAQKVRTLIVRDFEEALAKFDVLLSPTTPTTAFRIGEKSGDPLTMYLSDVCTVPINLAGIPALSIPAGFADGLPVGMQLMGKHFAEGTLYKAAYAFEKNTPFHTMKPGLGKGGAR from the coding sequence ATGGAGATGACAGCACTGACCATTGGTGAGCTGCATGAGTTATTGGCGGGCAAGACGCTCAGTGCCACAGAGCTTACCCAAGGGTTTTTGGATAGAATTGAAGCCGTAGATCCCGATATCAGAGCCTTTATTACAGTTACTAAGCAAGAAGCCCTTGCCCAAGCCAAGGCTGTGGATGAAAAACTAGGGCGGGGAGAGAAGCTGGGGATGTTAGAGGGGATTCCCATGGCCCTGAAAGATAATCTTTGCACAGAAGGAATCCGCACTACCTGTTCCTCTAAAATTCTTGAGAATTTTATTCCCCCTTATCAGGCTACGGTGGCGGAGAAGTTACATGACTCAGGCGCCGTTCTGTTAGGCAAGCTCAATATGGATGAATTCGCTATGGGCTCTTCTACGGAGAACTCCGGATTTTTCGCCACCCGCAATCCCTGGGATCCGGAACGGGTACCGGGAGGATCTTCCGGAGGCTCAGTAGCTTCGGTAGCCGCCGACCAAGCGGTATATGCCCTGGGTTCCGACACAGGGGGATCGATTCGCCAGCCGGCAGCTTTCTGCGGTGTGGTGGGTCTAAAGCCTACCTACGGTGTCGTGTCCCGCTATGGCCTGATCGCCTACGCCTCTTCCCTGGATCAGATCGGGCCGGTGACGAAAACTGTAAGAGATAATGCCCTGGTCCTTAATGCTATCGCCGGACATGATGCGAAGGATTCCACCTCGGCGGTCTTTGAAAAACCGGATTATACCCAATTCTTAACCGAGGATATCCGGGGCTTACGAATCGGTGTACCTAAGGAGTACTTTGGACAAGGGCTGGATCCCCATGTGGAAGGGGTCCTTCAGGAAGCCCTGCGTACTTATGAAAGTCTGGGAGCGATCGTTGAAGAATGCTCCCTGCCCCATACGGAATATGCTATGCCGGCTTATTATTTGATTGCCACGGCAGAAGCCAGCTCCAACCTGGCCCGTTATGACGGGGTTCGCTATGGCCGGCGGGCCGAAGGGGCTGAAGATGTGATCGGGATGTTCTGCCAAACCCGGGCTGAAGGTTTCGGCCCAGAGGTTAAACGCCGGATTATGCTGGGCACCTATGCTTTGAGTGCCGGTTATTATGATGCCTATTATTTGAAAGCCCAAAAAGTGAGGACCTTAATCGTCCGGGACTTCGAAGAGGCTTTGGCGAAATTTGATGTGCTCCTTTCCCCGACAACACCCACCACCGCTTTCCGCATCGGGGAGAAATCCGGAGATCCTCTTACCATGTATCTGTCCGATGTCTGCACGGTTCCTATTAATCTGGCCGGAATTCCTGCTCTATCCATTCCAGCGGGCTTTGCGGACGGACTGCCCGTGGGCATGCAGCTGATGGGGAAACATTTTGCCGAAGGAACCCTCTATAAAGCGGCCTACGCCTTCGAGAAAAATACCCCCTTCCATACCATGAAACCGGGTTTAGGCAAAGGAGGTGCGCGGTAA
- the gatB gene encoding Asp-tRNA(Asn)/Glu-tRNA(Gln) amidotransferase subunit GatB codes for MSIFERYEMVCGVEVHVELATKTKIFCNCSTEFGGEQNTHVCPVCLGLPGVLPVLNREVVNLAIKAGLALNCDIADFSKFDRKNYFYPDAPKNFQTSQYDLPICKNGWLEFAVDGEKKRVGITRAHMEDDAGKLVHSGATISTSEESFVDYNRTGVPLLEIVSEPDMRSIAEVVSFLEEMVRTIQYTEVSDCRMEQGSVRFDINVSLRPHGQKEFGTRTETKNLNSFSSVRRCLEYEIERQARLLDDGEKVIQETRTWDEGKGVTLSLRSKEEAHDYRYFPEPDLVPLVIAREWVEEIRQTLPEMPGARRERYQSLGLTEYDAGVLTAAKALSDFFDEALQSYSDAKALANWVMGEFTRLLNAKQISVEESPVRPSQLAELLTLIEKGAISGKIGKTVIEAMFESGKDPEVIIKEKGLAQISDTAALLKLVDEVIAAHPQSVEDYKAGKDRAIGFLVGQIMKATKGQANPGVVNDLLKEQLAKF; via the coding sequence ATGAGCATTTTTGAACGTTATGAAATGGTCTGCGGCGTGGAAGTTCATGTGGAGCTGGCCACCAAGACCAAGATTTTCTGCAATTGCTCCACTGAGTTTGGGGGAGAGCAGAATACCCATGTCTGCCCCGTTTGCCTGGGGCTGCCCGGAGTATTGCCGGTCCTCAACCGTGAAGTGGTCAATCTGGCCATTAAAGCAGGTCTGGCTTTAAATTGCGACATTGCCGACTTCTCTAAATTCGATCGTAAGAATTACTTTTATCCCGATGCCCCCAAGAACTTTCAGACATCCCAATATGATCTGCCCATCTGCAAAAACGGCTGGTTGGAATTTGCAGTGGACGGAGAAAAGAAGCGGGTGGGCATAACCCGGGCCCATATGGAAGATGATGCCGGAAAATTGGTGCATAGCGGTGCCACCATCTCCACCTCGGAGGAGTCTTTTGTGGATTACAACCGGACCGGAGTGCCGCTCCTGGAGATTGTCTCAGAACCGGATATGAGGTCTATTGCCGAAGTGGTAAGCTTTTTAGAAGAAATGGTGCGGACCATTCAGTACACGGAAGTCTCCGATTGCCGGATGGAACAAGGCTCGGTCCGCTTTGATATCAATGTGTCCCTGCGCCCCCACGGACAGAAGGAGTTTGGTACCCGGACCGAAACGAAGAATCTCAATTCCTTCAGCTCGGTACGGCGCTGCCTGGAATATGAAATTGAGCGGCAAGCCCGGCTTTTGGATGATGGGGAAAAAGTTATTCAGGAAACCCGGACCTGGGATGAGGGGAAGGGAGTCACCCTTTCCTTGCGTTCTAAAGAGGAGGCCCATGATTACCGCTATTTTCCTGAGCCGGATCTGGTGCCCCTGGTCATCGCCAGGGAGTGGGTGGAAGAAATTCGTCAAACCCTTCCGGAAATGCCCGGGGCTCGCCGGGAACGCTATCAGTCCCTGGGACTGACGGAATATGACGCAGGAGTGCTTACCGCGGCGAAAGCGCTGTCGGATTTTTTTGATGAAGCGCTGCAGAGCTATAGCGATGCCAAGGCCCTGGCCAATTGGGTGATGGGGGAATTCACCCGTCTCCTCAATGCCAAACAAATCAGTGTGGAAGAATCCCCGGTTCGGCCCTCTCAGCTGGCTGAACTCCTGACTTTGATCGAAAAAGGTGCCATCAGCGGTAAGATCGGCAAAACGGTTATCGAAGCAATGTTTGAATCCGGGAAGGATCCGGAAGTTATCATCAAGGAGAAGGGCTTAGCCCAAATCAGCGATACGGCTGCCTTGTTGAAGCTGGTGGATGAAGTGATTGCCGCTCATCCCCAATCGGTGGAAGATTATAAGGCCGGCAAAGACCGGGCCATCGGTTTCCTGGTCGGCCAGATTATGAAGGCCACTAAAGGCCAGGCGAACCCTGGCGTGGTCAACGACTTGCTGAAGGAGCAGCTGGCGAAATTTTAA
- a CDS encoding methyl-accepting chemotaxis protein, with translation MEVLKGQEALQALVGVLPHIVKSLPEDMALYVTDGEKYLQAVEGSDLPIGITVGSKVWGKATEKCMVEKRKTTFNVRDGMPFKGVNIPILDENNNSVGTIICATGRKKQQDVNQVAEQLADTLDQMAGAMNEIASGAARLAEVGQALTEKAQLSDKKIAETEVIINSIKSISNQTNLLGLNAAIESARAGEYGRGFGVVAQEIRKLADESKHSTEQVKVIIEAISSAVKTMILSAEESGAISQQQAAAIQENTATIDELRNVGLKLKDFAAKL, from the coding sequence ATGGAAGTATTGAAAGGGCAGGAAGCGTTGCAGGCTCTGGTTGGTGTTTTGCCTCATATCGTTAAGTCTCTGCCTGAAGATATGGCACTCTATGTAACTGATGGCGAAAAATACTTACAAGCTGTGGAAGGTTCCGATTTACCGATTGGCATCACTGTGGGAAGCAAGGTATGGGGAAAAGCCACGGAAAAGTGTATGGTGGAAAAAAGAAAAACAACGTTTAATGTCCGTGACGGCATGCCATTTAAAGGGGTTAACATTCCGATCCTCGATGAAAATAACAATTCCGTAGGTACCATAATCTGTGCTACAGGCCGAAAAAAACAGCAGGATGTCAATCAGGTTGCTGAGCAATTAGCTGATACGCTGGACCAAATGGCCGGGGCGATGAATGAGATTGCTTCTGGAGCGGCAAGGCTGGCGGAAGTCGGGCAAGCACTTACCGAGAAGGCCCAATTGTCCGATAAGAAAATTGCTGAAACGGAAGTCATCATCAATTCCATCAAGTCCATATCCAATCAGACCAATCTGCTTGGCTTAAATGCAGCCATCGAGTCCGCCAGGGCTGGAGAATATGGGCGGGGGTTTGGTGTCGTCGCTCAGGAAATCCGAAAATTGGCCGATGAAAGCAAACATTCCACAGAGCAGGTAAAGGTCATCATTGAGGCGATTTCTTCGGCGGTCAAGACTATGATCCTTTCAGCGGAGGAATCAGGAGCGATCTCCCAGCAGCAAGCAGCCGCCATTCAGGAGAATACTGCAACTATCGATGAATTGCGCAATGTAGGGTTAAAATTGAAGGACTTCGCGGCAAAGCTATAA
- the nifV gene encoding homocitrate synthase: MEERKLTIVDTTLRDGEQTAGVVFSNQEKLMIARMLDDLGVHQIEAGVPVMGGDEQKAIRDIVKMGLKASIMGWNRAVIADIEKSIECGCDAVAISISTSDIHIEHKLMTTREDVLARMVKAAEFAKRNGLYISVNAEDASRSDLDFLLEFARQAKEAGADRLRYCDTVGILEPFTTFERITKLKETIDIDVEMHTHNDFGMATANALAGVKAGASHIGVTVNGLGERAGNAALEEIVMALKYLAGVDLKFATERFVEVSEFVARASGRSVPAWKAIVGSNMFAHESGIHADGALKNPLTYEVFKPEEVGLERQIVIGKHSGTAAIKAKFRNEYGKEISEEEANELLARVRAFAVDMKRSLFDKELMYIYEDLHREAENRQPNPKWF; the protein is encoded by the coding sequence GTGGAGGAAAGAAAATTAACCATCGTGGACACGACATTGCGGGATGGAGAACAGACCGCAGGAGTAGTATTTTCTAATCAGGAGAAGCTGATGATTGCCCGGATGCTGGATGATCTCGGTGTCCATCAGATTGAAGCCGGGGTTCCGGTCATGGGCGGCGATGAGCAGAAGGCAATCCGTGATATTGTTAAAATGGGTTTGAAAGCCAGTATTATGGGATGGAACCGGGCGGTCATAGCCGATATTGAAAAATCCATTGAATGTGGATGCGATGCGGTGGCTATATCCATTTCCACCTCAGATATTCATATCGAACATAAACTGATGACCACACGGGAAGACGTTTTGGCCAGAATGGTCAAGGCTGCTGAATTTGCCAAGAGAAACGGGCTTTACATATCCGTGAATGCGGAGGATGCCTCCCGTTCCGATCTGGATTTTCTCCTGGAATTTGCTCGTCAGGCCAAAGAGGCGGGGGCAGACCGGCTTCGCTATTGCGATACGGTGGGGATCCTTGAGCCTTTCACGACCTTTGAGCGAATCACGAAGCTCAAAGAAACCATCGATATCGATGTGGAGATGCATACTCATAATGACTTTGGTATGGCAACGGCCAATGCCTTAGCCGGTGTGAAAGCGGGAGCCAGCCATATTGGGGTAACGGTCAACGGCTTGGGCGAGCGGGCCGGTAATGCAGCTTTAGAGGAAATTGTCATGGCCCTGAAGTATTTGGCCGGAGTCGATCTGAAATTTGCCACAGAGCGTTTTGTCGAGGTTTCAGAGTTTGTAGCGAGAGCGTCAGGACGTTCTGTTCCTGCCTGGAAGGCTATCGTGGGCAGCAATATGTTTGCCCATGAGTCGGGGATTCACGCTGATGGGGCTTTGAAAAATCCCCTCACTTACGAAGTGTTTAAACCGGAGGAAGTGGGCCTGGAGCGTCAGATTGTGATTGGCAAGCACTCGGGAACTGCGGCCATCAAAGCTAAGTTCCGCAATGAATACGGCAAAGAGATTTCCGAGGAAGAAGCCAATGAGCTGCTGGCCCGGGTAAGAGCTTTTGCTGTGGATATGAAGCGCTCCCTTTTTGATAAGGAGCTCATGTATATTTACGAAGATTTGCATAGGGAAGCGGAAAATCGTCAACCTAACCCAAAGTGGTTTTAA